A section of the Clostridium felsineum DSM 794 genome encodes:
- a CDS encoding MarR family winged helix-turn-helix transcriptional regulator: MDKSKKEVADKLLLALNQVRKIKFYPKDADGITHAEMMLLVCIRKSLKIDENGVKVSQLSKKLRIASPTVTQQINSMEKNGFVQRSMDLNDRRVVRVQLTEKGEEHLKKAEKDFWKFVEELVEYMGNEKSDKFADLLIELADYMNKRNK; encoded by the coding sequence ATGGATAAATCAAAAAAAGAGGTAGCGGATAAACTTTTATTGGCACTTAATCAAGTCAGAAAAATAAAGTTTTATCCTAAGGATGCAGATGGTATAACTCATGCAGAAATGATGCTTCTTGTATGTATAAGAAAATCCCTAAAAATTGATGAAAATGGTGTGAAAGTATCCCAACTTAGTAAAAAGTTAAGAATAGCATCACCTACAGTTACGCAACAAATAAATAGTATGGAAAAAAATGGATTTGTACAAAGAAGCATGGACTTAAACGATAGAAGAGTTGTTAGGGTACAACTTACAGAAAAGGGCGAAGAACATCTCAAAAAGGCAGAGAAAGACTTCTGGAAGTTTGTAGAGGAATTAGTGGAATATATGGGTAATGAAAAAAGTGATAAATTTGCAGATCTCTTAATAGAACTAGCTGATTATATGAATAAGAGAAATAAATAA
- a CDS encoding 1-deoxy-D-xylulose-5-phosphate synthase has product MYLEKINSPEDVKKLSINEMNTLSEEIRQTLLKKLSDHGGHVGPNLGMVEMTIALHYVFNSPEDKIVYDVSHQSYIHKMLTGRKDAFINSEKYDEVSGYTNPEESEHDFFNVGHTSTSISLACGLAKARDLKGEKDNIIAVIGDGSLSGGEAYEGLNNAAEEGTNMIVIVNDNDMSIAENHGGLYKNLKELRDTDGKAECNFFKAMGFDYNYIEDGHNLEELINVFNKVKDSTHPVVLHIHTIKGKGFELAEKNKEQWHYGMPFVLETGEGKFSMPNVESYSELTGKYLLDLMKEDPKVVAITSATPTVLGFDSQKRKEAGKQLVDVGIAEEHAVALASGIAANGGKPVYGVYSTFLQRTYDQLSQDLCINSNPAVILVNAASVYGMNDVTHIGLYDIGMMSNIPNMVYLAPTCKEEYFAMLKWGIEQQDYPVAIRVPAMGVIESGSKDNTDYSKLNKYEVSKKGTDIAVVALGDFFKLGEAVVAKLSKENGIDATLINPKYITGIDEELLESLKKDHKLVITLEDGILDGGFGEKIARYYGPSEVKVLNYGVKKEFLDRYVPDELMKKNRLTDLQIVEDVLNILNTK; this is encoded by the coding sequence ATGTACTTAGAAAAAATCAATTCACCAGAGGATGTAAAAAAATTATCTATAAATGAAATGAATACTTTGAGCGAGGAAATTCGTCAAACACTACTTAAAAAGTTAAGTGATCACGGAGGACATGTTGGTCCTAACCTTGGAATGGTAGAAATGACTATTGCACTTCATTATGTTTTTAATTCACCAGAGGATAAAATTGTTTACGATGTTTCTCACCAGAGTTATATTCATAAAATGCTTACTGGAAGAAAGGATGCATTTATTAATTCTGAAAAATACGATGAAGTTTCCGGATATACTAATCCTGAAGAAAGTGAGCATGACTTCTTTAATGTTGGTCATACTTCAACCTCTATAAGCCTTGCATGTGGTCTTGCAAAAGCAAGAGATTTAAAAGGTGAAAAAGACAACATAATTGCTGTTATTGGAGATGGATCTTTAAGTGGTGGAGAAGCCTATGAAGGACTTAATAATGCCGCTGAAGAAGGAACAAATATGATTGTTATTGTAAATGATAATGATATGTCTATTGCAGAAAACCACGGAGGCCTATATAAAAATCTTAAAGAGCTTAGAGATACAGATGGCAAAGCTGAATGCAATTTCTTTAAGGCAATGGGCTTCGATTATAATTATATAGAGGATGGACATAATTTAGAGGAATTAATTAACGTATTTAATAAAGTTAAGGATTCAACTCATCCAGTAGTTCTTCATATTCATACAATTAAGGGAAAAGGCTTTGAACTTGCTGAAAAAAACAAAGAACAATGGCACTATGGAATGCCTTTTGTATTAGAAACAGGAGAAGGAAAATTCTCAATGCCTAATGTAGAAAGTTATTCGGAGCTTACAGGAAAGTATCTTTTAGATTTGATGAAAGAAGATCCTAAAGTAGTAGCAATTACTTCAGCAACACCAACAGTACTTGGTTTTGATTCACAAAAAAGAAAAGAAGCTGGTAAACAACTTGTTGATGTTGGTATTGCAGAGGAACATGCAGTTGCGTTAGCTTCTGGAATTGCTGCAAACGGCGGAAAGCCCGTTTATGGTGTATATAGTACTTTTCTTCAAAGAACTTATGATCAGCTTTCACAGGATTTATGTATAAACAGTAATCCTGCAGTAATACTTGTAAACGCTGCATCAGTTTATGGAATGAATGACGTTACTCATATTGGATTATACGACATTGGTATGATGAGTAACATTCCTAATATGGTATATCTTGCTCCAACATGTAAAGAAGAGTATTTTGCTATGCTTAAATGGGGAATAGAACAACAAGATTACCCAGTAGCTATACGTGTTCCAGCTATGGGAGTAATCGAGAGTGGCTCAAAAGACAATACAGATTATTCTAAACTTAATAAATATGAAGTTTCAAAGAAAGGAACAGATATTGCAGTTGTTGCACTTGGAGACTTTTTCAAGCTTGGTGAAGCTGTTGTTGCTAAGTTATCAAAGGAAAATGGAATTGACGCTACATTAATTAATCCAAAATATATTACAGGCATTGATGAAGAATTACTTGAAAGCCTAAAAAAAGATCATAAACTTGTAATTACACTTGAAGATGGTATATTAGATGGCGGCTTTGGAGAAAAAATCGCAAGATATTATGGCCCTTCTGAAGTAAAAGTATTAAATTATGGCGTTAAGAAGGAATTCCTTGATAGATATGTTCCTGATGAATTGATGAAAAAGAATAGACTTACAGATCTTCAAATAGTAGAAGATGTGCTTAATATTCTAAATACAAAATAA
- the sufB gene encoding Fe-S cluster assembly protein SufB, translated as MEANKDLFKNLERGVYDIKNEDKYSYKVNKGLTPEIIEKISKEKHDPKWMLDFRLKCLDVYNKTKLPTWGPSLDELDMDNIVTYVRPDTEMKGNWNEVPEDIKDTFEKLGIPKAERESLAGVGAQYDSEVVYHSIREDLVKQGVIYTDMETAINEYEDIVKEYFMKLVPPSDHKFVALHGAVWSGGSFVYVPEGVNVDIPLQSYFRLNSPGAGQFEHTLIIVEKGASLHFIEGCSAPKYNVTNLHAGCVELYVKEDATLRYSTIENWSKNMLNLNTKRAVVEKNGTIEWVSGSFGSKKSMLYPMSILKGEGAKSEYTGVTFAGEGQHLDTGAKVVHAAPYTSSTISAKSLSNKGGTCIYRGSVKVAENAHHCKSSVSCDSLMLDDYSRSDTIPALDLNNDQIDIGHEAKIGRISDDAIFYLMSRGVSEEEARAMIVRGFVNPISKELPLEYAVEMNNLIKLELKGN; from the coding sequence ATGGAAGCTAACAAAGATTTGTTTAAAAACCTAGAACGCGGCGTTTATGATATAAAAAATGAAGACAAATACAGTTACAAGGTTAATAAAGGCTTAACCCCTGAAATTATAGAAAAAATTTCAAAGGAAAAGCATGATCCAAAATGGATGCTAGATTTTAGACTTAAATGCCTTGACGTATATAACAAGACTAAACTTCCTACTTGGGGTCCATCTTTAGACGAACTTGATATGGATAATATTGTTACTTACGTAAGACCTGATACAGAAATGAAAGGAAACTGGAATGAAGTTCCTGAAGATATAAAAGATACTTTTGAGAAACTAGGAATACCAAAGGCTGAAAGAGAATCCCTAGCTGGTGTTGGTGCTCAATATGATTCAGAAGTTGTTTACCACAGTATTAGAGAAGATCTCGTTAAACAAGGTGTTATATATACAGATATGGAAACAGCTATCAATGAATATGAAGATATAGTTAAAGAATATTTCATGAAGTTAGTTCCTCCAAGTGATCATAAATTTGTTGCTCTTCACGGAGCAGTTTGGTCTGGTGGTTCCTTTGTTTACGTTCCTGAGGGTGTAAATGTTGATATACCGCTTCAATCTTATTTTAGATTAAACTCTCCAGGTGCAGGACAATTTGAACATACTCTTATTATTGTAGAGAAAGGTGCATCACTCCATTTTATAGAAGGCTGTTCTGCTCCAAAGTACAATGTTACAAACCTTCATGCTGGATGTGTTGAACTTTATGTAAAAGAGGATGCAACTTTAAGATATTCAACTATAGAGAACTGGTCTAAGAACATGCTTAACTTAAATACAAAACGTGCTGTGGTTGAGAAAAATGGAACTATTGAATGGGTATCCGGTTCCTTTGGTTCAAAGAAATCAATGCTTTACCCTATGAGTATTCTAAAGGGTGAAGGTGCAAAGTCAGAATACACTGGAGTAACCTTTGCTGGAGAAGGTCAGCACCTTGATACTGGCGCTAAAGTTGTTCACGCAGCACCTTATACATCTTCTACTATAAGTGCAAAATCACTTTCAAATAAAGGTGGAACTTGTATATACAGAGGTTCAGTTAAAGTTGCTGAAAACGCTCATCACTGTAAATCTTCAGTTTCCTGTGATTCTTTGATGCTTGATGACTATTCTCGTTCCGACACAATTCCTGCATTGGATTTGAATAATGACCAAATAGACATTGGTCATGAAGCGAAAATAGGAAGAATAAGTGATGATGCTATATTCTATCTTATGTCAAGGGGTGTAAGTGAAGAAGAGGCGCGTGCAATGATTGTTAGAGGTTTCGTAAATCCTATATCAAAAGAACTTCCTCTTGAATATGCTGTTGAAATGAATAACTTAATCAAGTTAGAATTAAAAGGAAATTAG
- a CDS encoding DegV family protein, translating into MAVKILTDSTSCMSSDIVKKFEIDIVSLSVTFDHEEFKETEISNEEFYKKMKEKGIPISSQPSIKDLCNAMEAVVSTGDELLCIFISSDMSGTYSTAHIARDMILENYKDAKIEILDSKTNCMQLGFAAISAAKAAKEGKNLEEVKKSAEENLKKSRFLFIPDNLVYLRKGGRIGGASALVGNILKIIPILTVDEGKTSVFAKIRTKKKAVEAMIDRVAADAKSYGMGEMAIHHINCYDEAKKLSCEMKKKFNVEPIICDIGPVIGLHVGPGAIGIAYYTEKNMR; encoded by the coding sequence ATGGCAGTTAAGATTTTAACAGACAGTACAAGTTGTATGAGTAGTGATATAGTAAAAAAATTTGAAATAGATATAGTATCACTTAGTGTAACTTTTGACCATGAAGAATTTAAGGAAACAGAAATAAGTAATGAGGAATTTTACAAGAAAATGAAGGAGAAAGGAATTCCTATATCGTCACAACCTTCTATAAAGGATTTATGTAATGCTATGGAAGCAGTTGTGAGTACAGGAGATGAGCTTCTATGCATATTTATATCATCAGATATGAGTGGGACTTATTCTACAGCCCATATTGCTAGAGATATGATCCTTGAGAATTATAAGGATGCAAAAATAGAAATTTTAGATTCTAAAACTAATTGCATGCAGCTTGGTTTTGCAGCCATAAGTGCAGCCAAAGCGGCAAAAGAAGGAAAGAATTTAGAAGAGGTAAAAAAATCGGCAGAAGAAAATTTAAAAAAGAGTAGATTTTTGTTTATACCAGATAATCTTGTTTACTTACGAAAAGGTGGAAGAATAGGAGGAGCTAGCGCTCTTGTAGGAAACATATTAAAAATAATTCCAATACTTACAGTAGACGAGGGTAAAACTTCAGTATTTGCCAAAATCAGAACGAAGAAAAAAGCTGTAGAAGCAATGATTGATAGGGTTGCTGCAGACGCTAAAAGTTATGGTATGGGTGAAATGGCTATTCATCATATTAATTGCTATGATGAGGCTAAAAAGCTTTCTTGTGAGATGAAGAAGAAGTTTAATGTAGAGCCTATAATATGTGACATAGGACCTGTAATAGGTCTTCATGTTGGACCTGGAGCTATTGGAATAGCTTATTATACTGAAAAAAATATGAGATAG
- a CDS encoding glycosyltransferase family 39 protein, which translates to MRELMNREGKRFYLFSGVIAFAICVLWVIFVKTIPYSDFNYYDTLAKSIAAGGDWGNTYTSVGYAVTLGYVYKLFGASIVVGKAFNLFLTFISYIALYSLLRKLNISEAKRKILFLMFIFFPCNIFYNSILAVEIFFTTLFLIIISVYFSNNKFKYVIIGIISGVEVMTKPFFIVFFFAIFLVEVITEKKFKKPILNSIIVLILSCIVVSPFVYRNTKMMGQFTSVSNNGGIVLYINNNSQNTWGRWMDVAKVKDSVALTKAYKKANMTEKNHMLSKAAKKWIAAHPIGFVKLGFKRLLNTYYVGDDIIFTFNGANLSAGIQHLLLVITNLIRNLIFIPGTVGIIAYSVIIIRKLLKRKSNELDKFSVFALVCFYMYTCVYFVTEGQGRYAFPSILILIFFFLSIIKIDKLFEKKKSVFY; encoded by the coding sequence TTGCGTGAATTAATGAATAGAGAGGGCAAAAGGTTTTATTTGTTTTCAGGTGTCATAGCTTTTGCTATTTGCGTTCTCTGGGTTATTTTTGTGAAAACAATTCCATATTCGGACTTTAACTATTATGATACACTTGCCAAGAGTATTGCAGCAGGTGGAGATTGGGGAAATACATATACTTCGGTTGGTTATGCGGTAACGCTTGGATATGTATATAAACTGTTTGGGGCAAGTATAGTAGTTGGAAAAGCTTTTAATTTATTTCTTACATTTATAAGCTATATTGCACTTTATAGTTTGCTTAGAAAATTAAATATAAGTGAAGCCAAGAGAAAGATATTGTTTTTAATGTTTATATTTTTTCCTTGCAATATATTTTATAATAGTATTCTTGCAGTAGAAATATTTTTCACCACGTTATTTCTTATAATTATAAGCGTATATTTTTCCAATAATAAATTTAAATATGTGATTATTGGAATTATATCTGGTGTTGAGGTTATGACAAAGCCATTTTTCATAGTATTTTTCTTTGCTATATTTTTGGTGGAAGTTATTACAGAAAAGAAATTTAAGAAACCTATTTTGAATTCAATTATAGTTTTGATTTTATCATGTATTGTGGTTTCACCATTTGTATATAGGAACACAAAAATGATGGGACAATTTACATCAGTATCTAATAATGGAGGAATTGTTTTATATATAAATAATAACTCTCAAAATACTTGGGGTAGATGGATGGATGTGGCAAAGGTTAAGGATTCTGTGGCACTTACAAAAGCTTATAAGAAAGCTAATATGACAGAAAAAAATCATATGCTAAGTAAGGCAGCTAAGAAATGGATAGCAGCTCATCCGATTGGATTTGTGAAGTTAGGATTTAAGAGACTTTTAAATACGTATTATGTTGGTGATGATATAATATTCACATTTAATGGAGCGAATTTAAGCGCGGGAATTCAGCATTTACTCCTTGTAATTACTAATTTAATAAGAAATCTTATATTTATACCTGGCACGGTGGGAATAATTGCTTACAGCGTTATAATTATAAGGAAATTATTAAAACGAAAAAGTAATGAGCTTGATAAGTTTTCAGTTTTTGCACTTGTATGCTTCTATATGTATACCTGTGTATACTTTGTAACAGAAGGTCAGGGAAGATATGCCTTTCCGTCAATACTGATACTAATATTTTTCTTCTTAAGTATAATAAAAATTGATAAACTATTTGAAAAAAAGAAAAGTGTTTTTTATTAA
- a CDS encoding ABC transporter ATP-binding protein — MIRLLKRLKPFSLPLIVLLLLAFFQSMADLYLPTLMSDIVNNGISKVNSKGVVSPDVPYIWQTGGKMILVTGISMICAILVSFFASRITMGLTRNIRKELFTRIESYSMNEFDKIGTSSLITRTTNDITQIQNVVIMMLRMLITAPMMSIGGLILAMQKDRKLTLVLAVAIPFLAIVIAVMGAIVVPFFKTMQKKVDKINLVLREGLTGIRVIRAFDRQEIEKERFEKANKDYTDLAIKANKIMAGLMPIMMFVMNLTSISIIWFGSKRIDAGSMQVGDMMAFTQYAMQIMISVLMVAVMFVLIPRAQASAVRINEVLDMKAEIEDPKNPEKSDEGKKGYIEFKNVSFSYPGAEEKALSGISFSAKPGETTAIIGGTGSGKSTLINLIPRFYEADGGEILVDGKEIKRMTQNELRTKIGFVPQKAILFSGDIISNIKFGSDNASVEDIRHAAEIAQATEFISNMKEGFDSEIAEGGSNVSGGQKQRLSIARALVKKPEIYIFDDSFSALDFKTDAKLRAALSKETKESTVIIVAQRVSTIMNADRIIVLDEGKVVGIGTHRELLNNCDVYHEIVASQLSEEEMA, encoded by the coding sequence ATGATAAGACTACTAAAAAGGTTAAAGCCATTTTCATTGCCATTAATAGTGCTTCTATTATTAGCATTTTTTCAATCTATGGCTGACTTATATTTACCCACATTAATGTCTGATATTGTGAATAACGGTATCTCAAAAGTTAACTCCAAAGGAGTTGTTTCACCAGATGTACCATATATATGGCAAACTGGAGGTAAAATGATTTTAGTAACTGGTATAAGTATGATTTGTGCTATATTAGTTAGCTTTTTTGCTTCTAGAATTACCATGGGACTTACAAGAAATATAAGAAAAGAATTATTTACTAGAATAGAAAGTTATTCTATGAATGAATTCGATAAAATTGGTACATCATCATTAATAACACGTACTACAAATGATATTACACAAATACAAAATGTTGTTATAATGATGCTTAGAATGCTTATTACAGCACCTATGATGTCAATAGGTGGACTAATACTTGCTATGCAGAAGGATAGAAAATTAACTCTAGTTTTAGCAGTTGCTATACCATTCCTTGCAATAGTAATAGCAGTAATGGGAGCTATAGTTGTACCATTCTTCAAGACAATGCAGAAAAAGGTAGATAAAATAAACCTAGTATTAAGAGAAGGACTTACAGGTATAAGAGTTATAAGGGCTTTTGATAGACAAGAAATAGAAAAAGAACGTTTTGAAAAAGCTAATAAAGATTATACTGATCTTGCAATTAAGGCCAATAAGATAATGGCAGGTTTGATGCCAATAATGATGTTTGTAATGAACTTAACAAGTATATCTATTATATGGTTTGGATCAAAGAGAATAGATGCAGGAAGCATGCAGGTTGGAGATATGATGGCATTTACTCAATATGCTATGCAAATAATGATATCTGTTCTTATGGTTGCCGTAATGTTTGTACTTATCCCACGTGCACAAGCATCAGCAGTAAGAATAAATGAAGTTTTAGATATGAAAGCAGAAATAGAAGACCCTAAAAATCCTGAAAAATCAGATGAAGGTAAAAAAGGTTATATAGAATTCAAGAATGTATCCTTTAGTTATCCAGGAGCAGAAGAGAAAGCGCTATCAGGTATATCTTTTAGTGCAAAACCAGGTGAAACAACTGCGATAATAGGTGGAACTGGTTCTGGAAAGTCTACTCTTATAAATCTTATCCCTAGATTTTATGAGGCAGATGGTGGAGAAATCCTTGTAGACGGAAAAGAAATTAAAAGAATGACACAAAACGAATTAAGAACAAAAATAGGTTTTGTACCACAAAAGGCAATATTATTTAGTGGTGATATAATCTCAAATATAAAATTTGGAAGTGACAATGCTAGCGTTGAAGACATAAGACATGCAGCTGAAATTGCTCAAGCAACTGAATTTATATCTAACATGAAAGAAGGCTTTGATTCAGAAATAGCAGAGGGTGGAAGTAATGTGTCTGGAGGACAAAAACAACGTCTTTCAATAGCAAGAGCTTTGGTTAAAAAACCTGAAATATATATTTTTGATGATAGTTTCTCAGCACTTGATTTTAAAACGGATGCAAAACTTAGGGCTGCATTAAGCAAAGAAACTAAAGAATCAACAGTTATAATAGTTGCCCAAAGAGTAAGTACAATAATGAATGCTGATAGAATAATAGTTTTAGATGAAGGTAAAGTAGTTGGAATTGGAACACATAGAGAACTACTTAATAATTGTGATGTTTATCATGAAATTGTGGCTTCACAACTTAGTGAGGAGGAAATGGCATGA
- a CDS encoding MerR family transcriptional regulator — MYYTIGEISKIINVSVHTLRFYAKEGLMPFVERNKSGIRMFKDEDFEPLFMIEYLKKSGMSIKEIREFMNWCMQGDETIGKRLNMFREQQKKVEDQIKELQTTLDLIKLKCWYYETAKVAGTCSVHKALKPVDIPKDIIEFKESMEKIYFNKQL, encoded by the coding sequence ATGTATTATACAATTGGCGAAATATCTAAAATAATTAATGTTTCTGTGCATACCCTTCGTTTTTATGCTAAAGAAGGTTTAATGCCATTTGTTGAACGTAATAAGAGTGGAATACGTATGTTTAAAGATGAGGATTTTGAACCACTTTTTATGATTGAATATTTAAAGAAATCAGGAATGTCAATAAAAGAGATAAGAGAATTTATGAATTGGTGTATGCAGGGGGATGAAACTATTGGTAAGAGGCTTAACATGTTTAGAGAACAGCAGAAAAAAGTTGAAGATCAAATTAAGGAGTTACAAACTACTCTTGATTTAATTAAACTTAAATGCTGGTACTATGAAACTGCAAAAGTTGCAGGGACCTGCTCTGTACATAAGGCTTTAAAGCCAGTAGACATTCCCAAAGATATTATTGAATTTAAAGAAAGTATGGAAAAGATATATTTTAATAAACAGCTATAA
- the sufD gene encoding Fe-S cluster assembly protein SufD: MENTLKKINNIPVRTWRWLGVNNVNINEALPDVVPYNNEYVTSFEDNGIKINKMSQNISSDFNNTCTYTGLDELSLNQAKNSYNTGVFVHVDQYKKHEEPVVINYKMDANNTTVVDNNLIIAEEGSEITVVINYDSSENTTSFHNGLTQIYAKANSVVNLIKIQTLSKDSLHLDAHAVKTEENAVVNYTAVDLGAKYAVTNYTDDLLGFRSSSNIHSIYLGDKDRVIDINYLINHHGKSSNSNIETRGALMDNSKKTFRGTLDFKKGCKKSRGQEEEYTVLLSPKVKNKSVPILLCTEEDVDGQHAASAGRIDENKLFYIMSRGFSETEAKKLVIEAAFNPIINQIPSEEIRNKISTSITRRLENE; encoded by the coding sequence ATGGAAAACACACTTAAAAAAATAAATAATATTCCTGTAAGAACATGGAGATGGCTTGGTGTAAATAATGTAAATATAAATGAAGCCTTACCTGACGTAGTCCCTTACAATAACGAATATGTAACTTCATTTGAAGATAACGGAATTAAAATAAATAAAATGTCACAAAATATTTCTTCTGATTTTAATAATACCTGTACTTATACTGGCTTAGATGAACTTTCTCTTAATCAAGCTAAAAACAGCTACAATACTGGAGTATTTGTTCATGTAGATCAGTATAAAAAACACGAAGAACCTGTTGTAATAAACTATAAAATGGATGCTAATAATACCACTGTAGTTGACAACAACTTAATAATTGCAGAAGAAGGCAGTGAAATAACAGTTGTTATAAATTACGATTCATCAGAAAATACTACTTCTTTTCATAATGGCTTAACTCAAATTTATGCAAAAGCTAATTCTGTAGTAAATTTGATAAAAATCCAAACACTTTCGAAAGATAGCCTGCATTTGGATGCCCACGCTGTTAAAACTGAAGAAAATGCTGTAGTAAATTATACAGCTGTTGATTTAGGCGCAAAGTATGCTGTAACAAATTATACCGATGATCTATTAGGGTTTAGAAGTTCTTCAAATATTCATTCTATTTACCTTGGAGATAAAGATAGAGTTATAGACATAAATTATCTTATAAACCACCATGGTAAATCTTCAAACAGTAACATAGAAACAAGGGGCGCTCTAATGGACAATAGTAAAAAGACCTTCAGAGGAACTCTTGATTTCAAAAAGGGATGTAAAAAATCAAGAGGTCAGGAAGAAGAATATACTGTTCTTTTAAGTCCAAAGGTTAAAAATAAATCTGTACCAATACTTTTATGTACAGAAGAAGATGTAGACGGTCAACATGCTGCAAGTGCTGGAAGAATAGATGAAAATAAATTATTTTATATAATGAGCAGAGGTTTTAGCGAGACTGAAGCAAAAAAACTTGTAATTGAAGCTGCTTTTAATCCTATTATAAATCAAATTCCTTCAGAGGAAATAAGAAACAAAATATCTACTAGTATCACAAGGAGGCTTGAAAATGAATAA
- the sufC gene encoding Fe-S cluster assembly ATPase SufC: MGEKLLQINNIHAEADGKEILKGLNLTVGKGEIHIVMGPNGAGKSTLMNVIMGHPKYKITDGNIDFEGEDITNATTDVRARKGIFLSFQNPEEVAGITASDLIRSARTQAEGKPIRLMAFRKELKEKMSLLEMNESYAERDLNVGFSGGEKKKNEILQMLMLNPKLAILDETDSGLDVDAVKIVSKGISKFKDENNSLLIITHNSKILEYLKPDFVHVLLDGKIVKDGDISLMNEINTKGFVDFKKMV, from the coding sequence ATGGGAGAAAAACTTTTACAAATTAATAATATACATGCTGAAGCTGACGGCAAAGAAATATTAAAAGGCTTAAATTTAACAGTAGGAAAAGGTGAAATACACATTGTAATGGGTCCTAATGGAGCTGGAAAGTCAACCCTTATGAACGTTATAATGGGTCACCCTAAATACAAAATTACGGACGGAAATATAGATTTTGAAGGTGAAGATATAACTAATGCTACAACAGACGTAAGAGCAAGGAAAGGTATTTTCTTATCCTTTCAAAACCCTGAGGAAGTTGCAGGAATAACTGCCAGCGACCTTATAAGAAGTGCTAGAACTCAAGCAGAAGGAAAACCAATAAGACTTATGGCATTTAGAAAAGAATTAAAAGAAAAAATGTCTTTACTTGAAATGAATGAAAGCTACGCTGAAAGAGATTTAAATGTAGGCTTTTCAGGTGGAGAAAAAAAGAAAAATGAAATATTACAAATGTTAATGTTAAACCCTAAGCTCGCAATACTAGATGAAACTGATTCCGGACTAGATGTCGATGCAGTAAAAATTGTTTCAAAAGGAATAAGTAAATTCAAAGATGAAAATAATTCTCTACTTATAATAACTCACAACAGCAAAATACTTGAATATTTAAAACCAGATTTTGTTCATGTTCTATTAGATGGAAAAATAGTTAAAGATGGTGACATTTCTCTAATGAATGAAATAAATACTAAAGGTTTTGTTGATTTCAAGAAAATGGTTTAA